The following proteins are encoded in a genomic region of Arachis ipaensis cultivar K30076 chromosome B02, Araip1.1, whole genome shotgun sequence:
- the LOC107626223 gene encoding putative disease resistance protein At3g14460, with translation MAAKLEGGGAYLSSFVDVVLNKLSLVLDDDDSFTERNNLLGRLEKSLSDVGPVLDDAEQKQFTNEKVKSWLDDLQDALYKADDLLDELSTEAAIATQRDPGNSYSWSHPVDSYINYSGGMEKVVQRLEYVVARKNLLHLKESAKVDMSSWRTPSTSLVVSSHIFGRDNDKEEIIKLLLDDGCHAESPVTVIPIVGLGGIGKTTLAQLVYNDAKVVKNFDLKVWVCVAENFDPVNLTRIILKKITSCSCDTDDFESLQTDLKDKLVRKRFLVVLDDVWDDRGDIWEDILKPFQYGNKGSKILLTTRSEKVASMFTAIKQHYRLGLLSDQDCWSVFLKHSSLSINSEQHATLEPIGRKIVEKCKGLPLAVKTLGGLLRHKYDVGDWENILESKIWKLPENDSKIIPALRVSYHYLPSHLKRCFIYCSLFPEDYQFDKNELILLWMAEDLVLPNKNYTLENIGCTYFDELVARSFFQPSSIDVGVFVMHDLMHDLATFFAGKFYFRVTEFGDLQKIYNKTRHLSYMVNPNDPVIRLGEVYKGAIHMRTFLAVHLLHLYESIDITSDSRHLQLLELRCLRALSFKSFSIESLPDSIDKLIHLHYLDLSYTPIVELSESLCKLHNLQTLKLTYCVHLKMLPSRMQDLVNLRHLDIEETPSLIEMPKGMSKLKHLNFLSGYILGKKEENGIRELGSLDNLHGSLCISNLKNVNNSREALEAKMANKKHINVLELKWIPDNDDDDDDVDFQKERSILELLQPHRNLRELSIDGYRGEIFPDWLGLSCYSNLTDLSMHRCKNCRQLPSLGQVPSLQHLYITGLEGLERIGGEFYNNAESSHQGTPFRSLQTLRFTHMPRWREWHIPHDFDGFPKLKSLSIVNCPVLSGDLPAHLPALEKLNIVNSDELACSLPRAPKLHQLLVMGPWYEPDEYAYEHLSKPHEVVILETLLTKSVLECLPHIEWSCVQRLTIENPWPALSFSGDYLPDSLQYLQITGCSDLTFSGPLHSKSLTEILVEECRSLTLLPLGALPNLKTLSISDCPEMDCFGEECLPRSLTTLEISRCQKLERWITWRGLQSEGLTRLILEGWKEVKSFPREGCLPASLQYLSLSYFSNLETLDCKGLHQLTSLQKLTIQYCGKLENITQQNLPASLSKFIINSICPLRSKLEEMNDPRIQFDTD, from the exons ATGGCTGCAAAACTTGAAGGTGGTGGAGCTTATCTCTCTTCCTTTGTAGATGTTGTTTTAAACAAGCTGTCTTTAGTACTTGATGACGACGACTCATTCACCGAAAGGAACAACTTGCTTGGAAGATTGGAGAAAAGTCTGTCTGATGTTGGACCTGTTCTTGATGATGCTGAGCAGAAGCAGTTCACTAACGAGAAAGTCAAGAGTTGGCTTGATGATCTCCAAGATGCTCTCTATAAGGCTGATGACTTGCTCGATGAACTCTCAACTGAAGCTGCCATTGCCACCCAAAGGGATCCAGGTAACTCTTATTCCTGGTCTCATCCTGTTGATTCATATATTAATTATAGTGGTGGCATGGAAAAAGTAGTTCAAAGACTAGAGTATGTTGTAGCACGCAAAAATTTACTTCATCTGAAGGAGAGTGCCAAGGTGGACATGTCATCATGGAGAACTCCATCCACATCTCTCGTTGTAAGTTCCCACATATTTGGTCGGGACAACGATAAGGAGGAGATAATCAAATTGTTGCTAGATGATGGTTGTCATGCTGAATCACCTGTCACTGTGATCCCCATTGTGGGTCTGGGTGGAATAGGAAAAACTACTTTGGCTCAATTGGTTTAcaatgatgccaaagtggtgaAAAATTTTGACCTTAAAGTGTGGGTGTGTGTTGCTGAAAACTTTGATCCTGTTAACCTTACACGGATTATACTAAAGAAAATAACTTCTTGTTCTTGTGACACGGATGACTTTGAATCACTTCAGACTGATTTGAAGGATAAGTTGGTACGGAAGAGATTCTTAGTTGTTTTAGATGACGTCTGGGATGATCGAGGGGACATATGGGAGGATATTCTAAAACCTTTTCAGTATGGGAATAAGGGAAGTAAAATTCTCTTAACAACCCGTAGTGAAAAGGTTGCTTCTATGTTCACAGCTATTAAACAACATTACCGACTAGGTTTATTGTCTGATCAAGACTGTTGGTCTGTGTTTCTCAAGcactcatctctttctattaatTCTGAACAACATGCAACTTTAGAACCAATCGGTAGAAAAATTGTTGAAAAGTGTAAGGGGTTACCTTTGGCTGTGAAAACACTTGGAGGTTTATTGCGCCATAAGTATGATGTAGGGGATTGGGAGAATATACTTGAAAGTAAAATTTGGAAACTCCCAGAAAATGACAGTAAGATTATTCCTGCATTAAGAGTAAGCTATCACTATCTTCCTTCACATCTAAAGCGGTGCTTTATTTACTGCTCATTATTTCCTGAGGATTATCAATTTGACAAAAATGAATTAATCTTGCTGTGGATGGCTGAGGATCTCGTACTACCAAACAAAAACTACACGTTAGAAAATATTGGTTGTACATATTTTGATGAGTTAGTTGCAAGGTCATTTTTTCAACCTTCTAGTATTGATGTTGGTGTATTtgtaatgcatgatctcatgcaTGATTTAGCAACATTTTTTGCTGGAAAGTTCTATTTCAGAGTCACAGAATTTGGAGATCTGCAAAAGATTTACAACAAAACTCGTCATTTGTCATATATGGTAAATCCTAACGATCCAGTCATACGACTTGGAGAGGTCTACAAGGGAGCAATTCATATGAGAACATTTCTAGCTGTTCATTTGCTTCATCTTTATGAATCAATTGATATAACAAGTGATTCTAGGCACTTACAATTATTAGAATTGAGGTGTTTAAGAGCGTTGTCATTTAAATCTTTTTCTATTGAGTCATTGCCGGATTCAATAGATAAACTGATCCATTTACATTATTTGGATCTCTCTTACACACCTATTGTGGAATTGTCTGAGTCATTGTGTAAATTACACAATCTCCAAACGTTGAAGTTGACTTATTGTGTTCATCTAAAGATGCTACCTAGCCGCATGCAAGATCTTGTAAACCTGCGCCATCTTGATATTGAAGAAACGCCTTCGTTGATAGAGATGCCGAAGGGAATGAGCAAGTTAAAACATCTGAACTTCTTGAGTGGTTATATTCTCGGCAAGAAGGAGGAGAATGGAATAAGAGAACTGGGATCACTTGACAATCTTCATGGCTCACTATGTATTTCCAACTTAAAGAATGTCAACAACAGCCGTGAAGCTTTGGAGGCAAAGATGGCTAACAAGAAGCACATCAACGTTTTAGAATTGAAATGGATTCCAGATAATGATGACGACGACGATGATGTTGATTTTCAAAAAGAGAGAAGCATTCTTGAGTTGTTACAACCTCACCGAAACTTGAGAGAGTTATCAATTGATGGTTATAGGGGTGAAATATTCCCTGATTGGTTAGGCCTTTCTTGCTACTCCAATTTAACCGACTTGAGTATGCATCGTTGTAAGAATTGCCGTCAGCTTCCTTCACTGGGACAGGTACCCTCTCTGCAGCATCTGTATATAACGGGACTTGAAGGGTTGGAGAGAATTGGTGGTGAGTTTTACAATAACGCTGAATCATCTCATCAGGGGACACCCTTCAGATCTCTTCAAACTCTGAGATTTACTCATATGCCTCGCTGGCGAGAGTGGCATATTCCTCATGACTTTGATGGATTTCCGAAACTTAAAAGCCTTTCCATAGTCAACTGTCCGGTGTTAAGTGGAGATCTGCCTGCTCACCTTCCAGCTCTGGAGAAACTTAACATTGTTAACAGCGACGAGCTTGCATGTTCACTGCCGAGAGCTCCCAAGCTTCACCAATTACTTGTAATGGGTCCTTGGTATGAGCCTGATGAGTATGCGTATGAGCATTTATCGAAACCGCATGAGGTAGTAATTTTAGAAACTTTGCTTACCAAGTCCGTATTGGAGTGCCTGCCTCACATCGAATGGTCGTGTGTCCAACGTTTGACAATCGAGAATCCTTGGCCAGCACTATCATTTTCAGGAGATTATTTGCCCGATTCATTACAATATCTGCAAATCACTGGGTGTTCAGACTTAACATTCTCAGGGCCACTGCATTCCAAGTCCCTAACGGAGATACTTGTCGAAGAATGTCGTTCACTGACGTTGTTGCCATTGGGGGCCCTTCCAAATCTGAAGACACTCTCTATCTCAGATTGCCCAGAAATGGATTGTTTTGGAGAGGAGTGCCTCCCGCGGAGCTTGACAACTCTTGAGATCAGTAGATGCCAGAAATTAGAGAGGTGGATAACTTGGAGGGGTTTGCAGAGTGAAGGCCTTACCCGTCTCATCCTTGAAGGCTGGAAGGAAGTTAAGTCGTTCCCGAGAGAGGGTTGCCTTCCTGCTTCCCTCCAGTATCTATCTTTGTCGTACTTTTCAAATCTGGAGACGCTAGACTGCAAGGGCCTTCACCAACTCACCTCCCTCCAAAAATTAACAATTCAATACTGTGGAAAGCTGGAGAATATCACACAACAAAACCTGCCTGCCTCCTTATCAAAATTCATCATCAACAGTATATGTCCATTGAGGAGTAAGCTGGAAGAGATGAACGACCCACGAATTCAATTCGACACAG ACTAG